One genomic window of Anser cygnoides isolate HZ-2024a breed goose chromosome 11, Taihu_goose_T2T_genome, whole genome shotgun sequence includes the following:
- the CD276 gene encoding LOW QUALITY PROTEIN: CD276 antigen (The sequence of the model RefSeq protein was modified relative to this genomic sequence to represent the inferred CDS: deleted 1 base in 1 codon): MLCPLLALALSLAGAMEIQVPEEPVVALFGRDATLRCSFSPEANFSLDDLSLIWQLTDTKRLVHSFSGGRDQLADQGGGYANRTALFYDQLAQGNVSLLLRRVEIADEGSFTCFVRVRDYSSAAVTLQVAAPYSKPNLNLEPNKDLKPGDLAAVTCHASRGYPEASVLWQDSQGTNITENITTSQVANEEGLFDVHSVLQVLVEPSSTYSCLVRNPVLQQETHASVTITGQHLAFPAVALWVTVGLAICVVVLLIVLAYICQKKIRESCEEEEENAGTEEQDEDGEEPKTALQPLKSTEDKAENEQEID; encoded by the exons ATGCTCTGCCCGCTGCTCGCCCTGGCGCTCAGCCTGGCAG GTGCCATGGAGATCCAGGTCCCGGAGGAGCCCGTGGTGGCCCTTTTTGGCCGAGACGCCACCTTGCGCTGCTCCTTCTCCCCCGAGGCCAATTTCAGCCTGGACGACCTCAGCCTCATCTGGCAGCTGACGGACACCAAGCGCTTGGTGCACAGC TTCTCCGGCGGCAGGGACCAGCTGGCCGACCAGGGCGGGGGCTACGCCAACCGCACGGCCCTCTTCTACGACCAGCTGGCCCAGGGCAACGTCTCGCTGCTCCTCCGGCGTGTGGAGATCGCGGATGAGGGCAGCTTCACCTGCTTCGTCCGCGTCCGCGACTACAGCAGCGCCGCCGTGACGCTGCAGGTGGCAG CTCCCTACTCCAAGCCCAATTTGAACCTGGAGCCCAACAAAGACTTGAAGCCTGGGGACCTGGCGGCTGTGACTTGCCACGCATCCCGCGGCTACCCCGAGGCCAGCGTCCTCTGGCAGGACAGCCAGGGCACCAACATCACGGAGAACATCACCACGTCCCAGGTGGCCAACGAGGAAGGTCTCTTTGACGTGCACAGCGTCCTCCAGGTGCTGGTGGAGCCCAGCAGCACCTACTCCTGCCTGGTGCGAAACccggtgctgcagcaggagaccCATGCCTCCGTCACCATTACAG GCCAACACCTTGCCTTCCCCGCCGTGGCTCTCTGGGTGACGGTGGGACTCGCCATCTGCGTAGTGGTGTTGCTCATCGTCCTGGCTTACATCTGCCAGAAGAAAATCCGTGAGAGctgcgaggaagaggaggaaaatgcag GGACAGAGGAGCAGGACGAGGATGGGGAAGAACCCAAGACAG ctctgcagccgCTGAAGAGCACAGAAGACAAAGCAG AAAATGAGCAAGAAATTGATTGA
- the LOC106044170 gene encoding zona pellucida sperm-binding protein 3-like codes for MGSGSSLGIALLCWALAEAVSYSPWDLSPGDSGVLRVRGDSSWRWHHQVPSFSQPSPWAWVDVSQLQAAAPLHPVAVQCQEAQMVLTVHRDLFGTGRLVRAGDLTLGTASCPATAQNAAEKVVTFVAGLHECGSTLQMTPDSLIYKTSLFYKPTAAGNAVIVRTSPAVVPIECHYPRKSNVSSNAVQPTWAPFHSTLSGEEKLVFSLRLMSDDWSSERLSNGFQLGESLHLQADVVVGGHVPLRLFVEDCVATPSADRSSSPRYSLIDLSGCLVDGRADDTTSAFVSPRPRQETLQFVVDAFKFAGDDRNLIYITCHLKVSPADQAPNPLNKACSFNKASSLWAPVEGTGDICSCCETGNCALYGGYSRRNNPLARWPGRRLGRDISSRQGGSSRAAEAEVSVGPLLILDPAQGLRSASGRLVPAGRAPQGAAEGLPTLVQVTMLAAAAVLSLTALGIFLVCRKCRCPLGMSL; via the exons ATGGGGTCTGGAAGCAGCCTGGGTattgctctgctgtgctgggcactgGCTGAAGCAGTGTCTTACAGCCCCTGGGATCTCTCCCCAGGGGACTCAGGGGTCTTGAGGGTCCGAGGGGACTCTTCGTGGAGATGGCACCACCAGGTGccttccttctcccagccctccccatgGGCATGGGTGGATGTCTCCCAGCTCCAGGCTGCCGCCCCCCTGCACCCCGTGGCCGTGCAGTGCCAGGAGGCACAGATGGTGCTCACAGTGCACCGGGATCTCTTTGGCACCGGGCGCCTGGTCCGGGCTGGGGACCTGACCCTGGGCACAGCCAGCTGCCCGGCCACGGCCCAAAATGCTGCTGAGAAAGTGGTGACCTTCGTGGCTGGGCTGCACGAGTGTGGCAGCACCCTACAG ATGACCCCAGACTCCCTGATCTACAAAACAAGCTTGTTCTACAAACCCACTGCTGCTGGCAACGCGGTCATTGTAAGAACCAGCCCAGCCGTGGTTCCTATCGAGTGTCACTACCCCAG GAAGAGCAACGTGAGCAGCAATGCTGTCCAGCCTACCTGGGCTCCCTTCCACTCCACGCTGTCAGGGGAAGAGAAGCTGGTGTTCTCCCTGCGCCTCATGAGCG ATGACTGGAGCTCCGAGAGGCTCTCCAACGGCTTCCAGCTGGGGGAAAGCCTGCACCTCCAGGCCGATGTTGTGGTGGGGGGCCACGTGCCCCTGCGCCTCTTTGTGGAGGACTGCGTGGCAACTCCGAGTGCAGACCGGAGCTCCTCGCCCCGCTACTCTTTGATTGACCTCAGCGG GTGCTTGGTGGATGGGAGAGCCGATGACACCACCTCAGCATTTGTGTCCCCGCGGCCGAGGCAGGAAACGCTGCAGTTTGTGGTCGATGCTTTCAAGTTCGCAGGAGATGACAGGAACCTG ATCTACATCACCTGCCACCTGAAGGTCTCCCCAGCTGACCAGGCCCCAAACCCACTGAACAAGGCCTGTTCCTTCAACAAAGCCAGCAGCCT CTGGGCTCCCGTGGAGGGCACCGGGGacatctgcagctgctgtgagaCGGGCAACTGTGCACTGTATGGAGGCTACTCCCGGAGAAATAACCCCCTGGCCAGGTGGCCAGGGAGGCGCTTGGGGAGAGACATCTCTTCCAGGCAAG GTGGGTCCTCAAGGGCAGCAGAGGCTGAAGTCTCAGTTGGACCACTGTTAATCCTTGACCCAGCTCAGGGGTTACGGAGTGCCTCGGGACGGCTTGTGCCAGCAGGGAGGGCACCGCAGG GTGCTGCTGAAGGACTTCCTACGCTGGTCCAAGTCACCATgcttgcagcagctgctgtgctgagctTAACTGCCCTTGGAATATTTCTTGTGTGCAGAAAGTGCAGATGCCCTCTGGGAATGTCATTGTAA